Part of the Elgaria multicarinata webbii isolate HBS135686 ecotype San Diego chromosome 5, rElgMul1.1.pri, whole genome shotgun sequence genome, AGtatgccccactgatttcaaagggatttacttccaagtaggtaAATTGGAATTATATTTCCATAGTAGTAGAAGTAACATAAGCGGATGTCTGatgtccagaagatggtgctgttAGCTCAGAAATGTATTCTGTGCAATATTCAAGGTTGCACAGAGAGCaaaaagcctgtcatgttcactGGCCAACATACACAGTATTTGTTCCTGTGTTAGATAAACATTCCTTGGAATATCGTTCTTGCCAGTCTCCTTTAAGCATTTTAAGCACAGTGCTGAAATtaaaaatggttcacatgattcTGTAGTGCTGTAATGAACAAAGAGCATCTCCTGCAATGTGATAGGATTTATCATACCCATCCCATCCTAGAATGCCGCTTATGACCACACTATCTGCGGCCACAAATAGAAAACAAGAGCTGTCAGGGATGGGAGTAGCAGTGCACAGCTGTGTTATGGACAGACTCTTTAGCAGatttgggaggattgagaagctgctggaagaggggaaaaaacacaaatgcatttttgttttgtaagTTATTTAGactctgcctttcttccatgatggaatTCAAGCAGCTCAGTGAAGCCTGACCATGCGATAGCCCAGTCAAGGCAATTCTGCTCTCAGATTTCCCTACCAGCTAGTTGGTGTTCCTGCCAGCACTAAAGGAGAGGACACTGCAGAGCTTTCTGTTTTGTCAATGAAAACTCTGGAATATCCTCTTATTCGTGATAGAAGGATTCTTCAAGGGTGGGGCTCTCCTCATCCCAAGAAGCTGGATGGACAGCTTCTGAGCAGTAATTTTGGGGCCAGGCAAGTCCAGCCCCTAAGCAACTTGGCCTGGAAACAGCCAGACCATGGAGGCAAAGACGTTGACTATCCTTGCTCTAGAAAAATCCCAGATGGCATAAGGACTAAATCAGGACAGCAGGATGAGGCTGCCCATTGGAGTGCACAAGAGTGGGCAGAAGGGAGATCTGGAACTACTGGTAAATTTTTGGGTGATTTACAATAGATAGCAAGGAATTCTGATTCGCAATTGTTTAACCATCACAGCAACAAAATCACTCACTCCCTGCCTTAAGTTATGCTGCTGAAGTGAAGAGAGCTTGGGATAAAAAGgactggatttttgtgtgaaaagacAGTGAAGtctgttctggtactcaaaacaagaTCAAAgttctttcattctaagtgttTGCCTTCTGCATCAGACTCTGGTTGGTGGAACTCTAGGTtgtagttaaaaaacaaacaacttaaATAGATCCTTCAAGCCTGAATTCTTCCCACCTCTGCTCTACAGGGTGTCCCTCTGTTACCTCTAGGAGTCAGGAGTGGCTACCTGTGAACCTACTGGGTCAGTTGTTGCCCAGCTGGCCAGAGGGGTGTGTGGCCAACATTTTGTGACTTGGAGGTTGCAAAGCTGCAACAAATATAGCAATGGCGGTTCAGAGAAGACGACTGCTGTGTCCATCTCTATAGGATCACCTGGAGGAGAGCCACATGCTCTTTTTATCTCTCTCTGAGCCCTGCTCCTCTAGTTTAATAGGAATCAAAATGCCTGGGGTAGTGCTGAAGTTCACAAGATACAAACACCATTTAATCAactaaattggggtgggtgggttactgaGACATATACGGTGAATGGTTTTGGCAGGCTCATTCCACCATGAAGAAGACATACAGGCACAAGAAAACAAACAGCTGCCAGAATTAGCCTTCTATATCTAATGTGATTGTATGGTCTGTTGCTTTCATCTAGGTATGCAATgtaaattttgctttaaaaaggtGAACCAAGCCAGCACAGATGGAAACAGATTGTTACTGACTGAGCTTCAGTGTACAAAAGTTGATCATTTTTTGGCAATTACGTTATTTATTCTCTTTCTACAACTAACAAACGTGTAATGCTTTTCACACTCCTGCTCACTCTGACACGTTGATGAAGCTCAGTAAGCAACTACTTGTTCAGGAGACGATTTAAATTTCACAATGGAAACCAAAACCATTCAATTAGTTATGACACTTAAGATAAGCCCATGCATCAGATTTAGATTATGAACCCAAGCAAAGCAGGAAAACCTGCTGTTTTCCCTCAACTTGAAACCAAGCAAAATGATCCTTCACAGTTGCTAATTCTACCCTCTTGGGGATGAAGAACACCCTGCATGGCAGGTTCTTGAGCTGCTAAtacttccacacacacaaaagaacagAGAACAATGAAGTAACTTTCAAAGTTGGTGTTTCACCAAAATATTTATTGTTCAGATTTTTGTTGCCTTATTGAATGGCCTCAGCCAATTACCAGAAAGGAGTAATATTGGTCCTTGTAGAAGTATAAAAGcaatggctttttttcttttgcacccTGATCTTCTCATTCAAGCTCAGTTGTTTTCTACCAgttggctttaaaaaagaaataattgtTGTCCAGAGTGTATtgtcagcaaaacctgagctcacgCTCTGCTTACGATAGGACCAATCAGCAGTCCCAGCTGAAGCCGTTTATGGCTATAGTTCAACTGTAAGGCAACGCTGATACATCATATCAGACAACAGTGAAATAACATGGCACGTTCTCATTACAGCAAAATCTACTGAGTTtcactttcaaaacaaaacattaatctCACTGGCAGCTCCCATTACTGAATGAGCAGGACATTGAAGAGGGAAAAAAAAGATACAAGAACTCCAAAATGTTGTTTGATATTACCCTGACTTTCTTAGTGCACTGCCCCAGATCTCACTTTTGGGTCATTTCCAAAGGATGATTTCCTTTTTCaggttttctttaaaatttcACTCTTATTTTGAATCAGTCTCCAAGCGTTACATGAAGTCTTTGTTTCTCTCAACATGAGAGACAGAGCAAATAGTGAGAGCCCCCACAAACTGTAGCAACTTTCCCTGACAACTACAGGATACAAAGCAGTACAGGTGAGAAGTATGTCATATGGGAGACGGAATATTTATTATACAAGGAAGTAGTTCCCCTAAATATCGCAGGTGGAAAGAGGACTCGCCATAAAAATATGGAAACACCATCTTTTCAGAGAAGAATTGGAGGACTagctttggcaaaaaaaaaactttgctatGTTTCATTTCCTGGTGGAGTGAGCTGTCCTAAGGGGTTGACTGGATGAGAGCAATTGGTTGAAATTTGCCACCATATAAGACCTCAATTCCGATGATGATGCAGACAAGAGTCTGAATATATCTGGTGGCAGCACACATTCCTTGAAGCCAGCATGGCTCCGCACTATGATTGCTTCCGCTTTCCCAGTCCATTAACACAAGTCTTCCACTATAACATCACACCACAAGGGACATCCTTGTTGGGAACTCATTCtgaggaaaagagagaggcagAAGTTGTAAAACAAATTGCATCCGTTACAGCCTGAAAACGCAACCTCAACATGGACCTCaacatgcccagagagcttcggctattgggcggtataaaaatgtaataaataaataaataaacaaacaaacaaacaaaagtaggCATTTGGCATCTGCTTTCAGGTTAAGAGGGCATAAAGTAACCTCCTACTTCTAATCAAGCTGGAAGCTTCCCCACATGCTAACTTGATCATGCCTTTCCATCTGGCCCACCCATCCACAAATCCCACAACCTCAACATGAAGGGCCAATTCACATAAACCTTCTGGAAGCCTGCTTGGAAACACGTTGTTTTCATTCCAGGTTCAAAACATGCTCATGGGTAATTCTTCATCTGAGCACTCTATCATGGGCATAAGCTGAAGTTTTACAAGCCACCAACCAACACACTCCAGGAATGCTTTCTGTGGGTTGCCAAATCATGGCCTACATTCAGTGTTAACTGCTCAGAAGGCTGGTTCACtatagagccaatgtggtgtagtagctaaagtgttggactaggagtcgggagatccaggttctagtccccacttggccatgaaagctcactgggtgactttgggccagtcacagactctcaccctgcctacctcacagggttgttgttgtgtggataaaatggagaggaggaggattatgtatgctgccttgggttccttggaggaaaaaaggaaggatataaatgcaataataaaataataaataaacctagATAGAAACCAAGAAATCTCACTGCAAGTACAAGGGTCATGTGAGCCTCTCTCTAAGCACCAGGTGCAAGTTGGCCTTTTTTTCTCCATCACTTTCCCATTAACCAAGCCAACATGCTTAGGAGAACAATGGCACCAACTGATTTTCCATTCCATGCTGTGTGTTGCCACCACTTTTTCACGATCACAGCTCCCATGaagttttttcctcttccttagtGATCAGTGGGCAATTCTCTAACCAAACATAATCCCAAACTGCAACATCTGGTCTTAATGGAGCACATCAGTGGAATATGAGACAGTGCATATGCACCTTGAGCTCCTCAAACTGAGATAAACCACAAATCATTAAGAAGGAACTATATAAGCCATTGACCAAGGACTGAGTGCCTCACCCCAGTTAATGGACTGGTGATAACATTCACCCCTCCCTTAAATTCCTCTTAATAACAACTGTTCGAACTGCTAAAAAATAGAAACCCTTTCAAACACTGTCCAAGATGAATACTGTAAGGCGGACATACTGACTCTAAATCCTAGAAATACTTATGACCTAAAGAACAATTGCCTTCTACTCAGGTCACTAGGATTACATACAGGCAATTCCTGTTTCCACCCATTGTGGATTACTTAAAAGTTAAATTTACAATGTACTAAATGCAAATTTATTTTGCTTGTATCTTGATTATCTTCTCTTAGCCAAAGAACTTTCTGCTGCAGAGATTCCTCTTTGTACTCCCCTCCCTGTCTAAATGAAGGCAGCTTTTTATTATCCATTTGGGGTTCCAAAACCTAAGAACAAAAGATATCTTGCAGCTGCAGATATCTTTTTTAGCTTTTCCCTGCAAAATACTTGCAAGCAGTGGTAGGGTCTTTTCCCATTTGCAGCTTAGGTATCAGAACCAGAGTAAAAGATGTTTACAAAGGAGTGGCCCAACTTGCCCCATTAGCCCAGAACCTAGGTGCCCTGCCTGGTGATCCCTGTTCAGCCCATTTGGATCAGGAGTGTCAGACATGGCCTCACTGTTTTCTTgggttcttttttcctcttcttatCAGAGGCATTGAGGTTAGATTGTTCTCTGCTTCGGTATGAAGGGCCCCGGCTCAACTCCCTCTCACTGTACGGCGGCAGAgtgtcttctccttcctcctgctgtggaggttgctgttgctgttgctgctgctgctgctgctgctgctgctgccctggtTTGTAGGTGGATGGTGGAGACCAAGCATAGTATGTTCCTCCCCTTTGGCTGGATTGTGAGCTAAGCTTAGAAGGTGTCTCGCTGTGCTCGCCACCTTCATCATAGCTTCGCGATTTCCTCTCAAGGGCGCTGGTGAGGTAGGAGTGGTCATACTTCTGACTCCCTCCAGGTGTCCGACACACTAGCCTAGGCAAGTGTTTCTCCTCATGGGTACGTCTCCTGGGTGGGCTATACGTCCAGCCCCGATCAGAATCTGTCAGGGGCTCACGATTTCCTCCCCTGCGTTTGCCGTAATACTCATCTGAGTTGTCTGGGTGCTGTACTGGCCCTCCACGAGCTCCTCTTGATCCTGATCTCTCAAAGTGCCGGGGTTCCTGACTGCCCTCGGTCCGACGGACATGCTGACTGTAGGACTCGGCAAAGGCTGCCAGTTCGTCCATGGAGACGGCTGGCACTCCCATTGAGAAACTTTTCCTTGAGAGCATTTCCGACTTTGATCTCTGCTGGCTGTAGGAGACAGGGAAAGAATGCTTTCAGTTGACTGATCTTGTAACCTGCCACTCACCCGCTCACCCAGGGTGAGAAAGTAATAGTCTCCAGATGAGTACCTGAGTGACATATACCAGGAACCCCTTAtgttccttctccctctcttttctaGCAAAGGAAGCAGAACCCAAATCACCCATAGGAAACTAATTCTCAGCACTGACAGATCCAACtctagaacataggaagctgatttatatcaagtctagtccagtactgtctactctgCCTGGCAATGGCTTTCCAACACCTCAGGCAGACCTGTTCCTTGAcacttgctacctgatcctttgaaACTGGTCAGGCCATAATTgaaactgggatcttctgcacACAACGCAGAgtctccaccactgagctagtGTCTCTCCCCAAGTGATCTGTACAAACAACCGGGTTGATTCATAGACTCCAGTACATGTGGTCCAGAGCATTGCACTTGGACCTCAGAACAAAAACTTATTGTGCAGGAAATGGTCTTATGGTCTTATGGTCTTCTATCTAAAAGGACAGTCAGTGTCCAAAGTTTACATGTTTATAAAGTAAAGCAGGCACTGATTCGATGATGAAGAAAAAGTGCCTGATCCACACTGTCCAGATACGAAATTGGCTAGTGTGCCTACCAGTCTTACAAGTAAACCCAGAATCAGGGAGCCAAATGCAGCTCCCTGCTATGTGTACATGAAATGATAAATGCTAACTCGCTGCTGCATGATGCGTAAAGTGGCCTGTGAACTGTCCAAAAGTAAAGCATCTACGGAATCCCAAAGAAGTCTATCCATCTGGTAAGACACTGCCACTCAGACTTCAATTCCTCACCTGTACAAGACAGATACTGGCAACTTAACTTACTTAACATTGGCACTTTGGACATTAATAGATTGATGCACTCAATCCAGTCCTTACATAGGtaacgtaggaagctgctttataatgTGTTAGACACTTGGTCCAGTATTATTGACATGACTGACAGCAGTGTCTCTCTAGGAtgtcaggcaggattctttccttgctctacctggagaagtcggggatcaaacctaggaccttctgcatgcaacactgagctatggcctctacCCAAGGAATCCTTGATGGATTGGTCTGAGGATCCCATCACTCCAAGCACAACTGTTTTGGTCTCGAGGGCCATATCCAGTGTCAGTTGGggctgcacatgtgtgcatgcgcgtgcgcacgcacgcacacacacacacacacacacacacacactccccttgcCCACATCTCCTCTCCCAGCTCTCTGAGATGTAGGGATTACTGGGAGAGGATGGAGATAAGAGCCTCTCCCATCCCTCAGTCATTGCCTCAGAGGTTGCTGTTTCTCTGCTGCTACTAGCAGTAGTAAAACTGCTCCATTCCCCCACTGCAGTCCAGCTGATCATCTAAACTGCAGGGAAAAGTGGGTGAGGTCATGCCAGCTTTGGGGATAGCACAGCGAATCCTTGCTCTAAACAATGGAAGCTACTTCCAAGTGTGCTTTGAACCTCCACATAAAAGTATTAGGCAACTGTGGATGTGACCATCTTCTGAGCCTCTGACTCCCCAACCCTTTGCCATTTAAGCATGCGAAAAACAGGGAAGCGGCAGAAAGGCATTCTTCCTTCCTGCTCCCGCCATCTTTCAGACACTGCACTTACCTGAGCCTGAAGCTGCCCCTCTCCTCCCTGTAATCAGAGCACGTCTGTGGCCTGGATGTGCCACCTCCACTGATGACCCCTGCCCAGTACTCTGCATCACCATCCAGATCTCCTGAAGGAGGAAGTGCCTTTCTGCGCACTTGGCGGTAAGGTTGACGGAAGCTGCCATTTCCCTCATGTAAGGAGCTGAGCTCTGAGATGGTGTTATTGTCTGAGATGGAAGAATGCATAGAAATGAGCGAAACTTTGGTAATGATAAAAGACTTTGGGGGAATAAACAGACCATCTATACTTTACTTACAGATAGTTAGAGACCCTTCTTATTGTACTGGAAGAGAATTAAATCATATGAAGGAGTCTGCCAAGAAAGACTAGATATTGAATAATAGGTTTTCTAGTTGTAACTTTCTTCATGGAAGGATATTATctgtatattttcttttcttgttaTGAAAATGAacattgtgtgtgtatatgtatgtatgcatgtgtctgtatatatacacatatacgtgtgtgtgtgtgtgtgtgaataaagtGAATGAAGCTTAAAAATGATGGTAGGACTTGTCCCTGTTCATTCAGATATTGTCCCAGCCCTTCTGAGTAGAATGCTGATAAGTTCCTTCCTTGTGTTAAGGAAGGAATTTTATCAGAAATGCGAGCTTGGTAATCAAAAGCAATGCTATCACtattccctgcccccttctcccatTACCTGGTGAAATATGCAGATAAGTTTGAAAACTATCAGTTAGGACTAAATAATGTAACAATTTTGGTCCATGGAGAAGCCTGCATCAAGGAAcacatagttttaaaaaatagatctAGATCTGAAGAATCACATAACTAGTCCCTTGTGCCCAGGGGAGCTTTCGAGTTGTATTTCTCCAACAGGATTCCCCCATGTGCAGGAAGTGAGGAAAGTTCAAAAGCAATTTATGTTTTAGCATCTGGGTTTTCCACTCAAAAGAAAaaatagcttcatgggatgaccccgggttttagTATTAGAAAAAATAACCCTTCCCCCAAGCATTCTCAGGCTGTTGGAAGCCCCCTAAATATTAGCTCCTTGAATTCTGAGTCACAGAATGGGAATGCAAAACCAACACAATCCTTGTATTACTACATAAACATTTTCACAAGCCCTCCTCCATAGCAATAAAACATGGGAGAATCAGCCCAAGGTGTGCTTCAGCCCATATGACTGGGTTAATCGTACAGCCCAGCTCTGTATGATTAATTCCAATTTAGCTTTCTAAAATGACTTGATCTTtccctcccatcacccccagtgcCTACCCCACAGCATGCAATGACATCTGGATCCTAGGCATGCAAATCTGGAGGAAGGCTTTTTATAGTATTTCTTGTGGgtggaaatggcagcatgttcAGTGATGACTGTTTTAGAACACCATGTAATTTGTTAGTTTTTTCTCAGAGCTGTGATTAAAGTCATTCCTTGAGTCTGTCTATCAATTGATTGAGCCAGCTTGCATGTCTGCGACTGCCAGGACCTACTGGCACTTACGGATTAGATCTATTGAATGTGCACGCTAAAAATAGAGggcagcaattattattatttttatcataaAAGGAAAATAAGCTGTATTCGCCATATCTGAACGGACAGGATGAGTCAGAGCCTTGGAGTACCTCAGTATACAGAGCTCTATTTCCTGTCTTATTTCACTAGAAATGATGGATGTGTAGAGGCATGTTGGAGGTGAGTGGTGAATGGAAAGATACTCGCCATGTTAGTTTAGCTGAACTACTGAGCTTAGAAGAAACAGCCCTGTCTGATTATTCAGTTGCCCACAGCGCTGATTGGTCAAAAACTGATTACACCACTAACCCATCTCCTTCCTGAAGCTCTTTTGCAACAGTTTAAAAATTTGCAGGGGGAATGAATACATTgaattaaataaatgtgcatgtggtgcgttaaaaataaaagaatgaatTTCCTGCTTGAAAaacagaggagaggggagggagaggaaaaggcaGATTACTGAACGGGTGTTTCATTCATTGACCAGTATGTctgtaaaatgcatttaaaaccaaGGAGAAAGCATGCTTGATTTGCAGGATTAAAAACTGCAGTGGATTCTTATTTGCCTGTACGTTTGTATGCCACCAATGTGAGGCTTATATAGTATTATAGAATGTTCTAAATGAAAGAAAATAGACTGATGCTCACATCCTAGTCTATAAGTAGAACAGGGATAATAGAGAACGCATCTCTATGTACAAACACACTAGCCAAGTAGTACATCCCACATTTTACCTGTCATTCCCAACagagttttttaaaaggaaaaaaagttttaaaaccctaaaattaATCAAATACTATTTCACAAGCGATCCTACTTCTGAGTCTGTAATAGTGTCTATTCTAGAGGTAGACAACCTGATagcctccagatattctggactacaactgTGATGAGGCCCACACAGCattgccaatgttcaggaattatgggagctgtagtccaaaacatctgaagggcaccaggttgcctaccccataaactttttctctctttttacacattaagggtacaatcctaagaCAACTGTTGGCAGCCATCCCAGGCTACTCCTCTCTCTGCTACCAGGAAGTCCCCTTCCTCTGTCTCTGGACTCCATTTACCAAGCATGGaaaggtagccagtgcagttctgtcCAGCCAGCTATGAGAGGGAAGGGGCGAGGAGTGCAGCTTACAGCCAGGACTCTAACTTCGTAGCCAGGAAGCCAACCGatcctatgcccccaccccagacactgtgtaggggccacaggattgctctttAAGTACTTTGACTACACTGACCTCAACAAAAGGGCTTCCACACATGCACATTTCCCAT contains:
- the ILDR2 gene encoding immunoglobulin-like domain-containing receptor 2 isoform X1 produces the protein MKMDGVLLGYTAFLWVTAVIEALHMRVPKKKQVAMLFQPVVLQCHFSTSSTQPAVVQWKFKSYCQDRMGEALGVLSAGMQAVNKRNLEWDPYVDCVDSRRTVRIVASKQGPTVTIGEFYKGRDVTIVHDADLHIGKLMWGDSGLYYCLIITPDDVEGKNEESMELLVLEWVFVGLVILGAFLFFLLVGICWCQCCPHSCCCYVRCPCCPDTCCCPRALYEAGKAAKAGYPPPVTSIPGPYYIPTVPVGGVQSHAVLMDKSHLPPLAPNESSAGGQSVRKGYRIQADKDRDSMKVLYYVEKELAQFDPARRMRERYNNTISELSSLHEGNGSFRQPYRQVRRKALPPSGDLDGDAEYWAGVISGGGTSRPQTCSDYREERGSFRLSQQRSKSEMLSRKSFSMGVPAVSMDELAAFAESYSQHVRRTEGSQEPRHFERSGSRGARGGPVQHPDNSDEYYGKRRGGNREPLTDSDRGWTYSPPRRRTHEEKHLPRLVCRTPGGSQKYDHSYLTSALERKSRSYDEGGEHSETPSKLSSQSSQRGGTYYAWSPPSTYKPGQQQQQQQQQQQQQQPPQQEEGEDTLPPYSERELSRGPSYRSREQSNLNASDKKRKKEPKKTNEFPTRMSLVV